The following proteins are co-located in the [Pasteurella] mairii genome:
- the ndk gene encoding nucleoside diphosphate kinase — protein sequence MALEQTLSIIKPDAVQRNLIGQILAKLESNGFTVVAAKMLRLTQPQAEGFYAEHEGKPFFVDLVKYMTSAPVVVAVLEKENAVKDYRTLMGTTDPETAAEGTLRREFALSKQQNAVHGSDSVESAKREIAYYFADSEICAR from the coding sequence ATGGCGCTTGAGCAAACTTTATCAATTATTAAGCCGGATGCGGTGCAACGTAACTTAATTGGGCAAATTTTAGCCAAGTTAGAAAGCAACGGATTTACTGTGGTTGCTGCCAAAATGTTGCGCTTAACCCAGCCACAAGCAGAGGGGTTTTATGCGGAACATGAGGGTAAACCGTTTTTTGTTGATTTGGTGAAATACATGACATCGGCGCCGGTGGTGGTGGCGGTGTTGGAAAAAGAAAACGCAGTAAAAGATTACCGCACTTTAATGGGAACCACGGATCCTGAAACTGCGGCAGAGGGAACCCTCCGTCGCGAATTTGCGTTAAGCAAACAACAAAATGCTGTGCATGGTTCGGATAGCGTTGAAAGCGCCAAACGTGAAATTGCTTATTATTTTGCCGATAGCGAAATTTGTGCGCGATAA
- the pepB gene encoding peptidase B: MQVSISYDKAAAQWGKNALLSFSNDQAWLHINTKNDRTLIQKGARKLRGQGIKEVELIGDDWDLENCWAFYQGFYTAKQDYALEFPHLDDEPQAELFARIQCSDFVREIINLPASEVTPEGLAQRAAEFIREQVAEYAEQSAVSFEVISGEALEKQGYHGIWQVGKGSQNAPALLKLDFNPTQDPNAPVLACLVGKGITFDSGGYSLKPSEAMSSMRTDMGGAALLTGALGMAIAGGLNQRVKLYLCCAENMVSGDALKLGDIIRYRNGVTAEVLNTDAEGRLVLADGLIEASEQNPQLIIDCATLTGAAKIAVGNDYHSVLSLDEQLVAELFAAAKICGEPFWRLPFEEFHRGQISSSFADIANIGSVPVGAGASTATAFLSYFVKNYQQNWLHIDCSATYRKSASDLWATGATGIGLQTLANLLLNKANL; encoded by the coding sequence ATGCAAGTTTCAATTTCTTATGATAAAGCGGCAGCGCAATGGGGAAAAAACGCGCTGTTGAGTTTTTCCAATGACCAAGCATGGTTGCATATTAATACAAAAAATGACCGCACTTTAATTCAAAAAGGCGCGCGCAAATTGCGAGGGCAAGGAATTAAGGAAGTGGAGCTTATCGGAGATGATTGGGATTTGGAAAACTGTTGGGCATTTTATCAAGGATTTTATACCGCCAAACAAGATTATGCCTTGGAATTTCCGCATTTAGATGATGAGCCGCAAGCCGAATTATTCGCGCGTATCCAATGTAGTGATTTTGTGCGTGAAATCATTAACTTGCCAGCGAGTGAGGTCACGCCGGAGGGCTTGGCGCAACGTGCCGCAGAATTTATCCGCGAACAAGTCGCGGAATATGCCGAACAAAGTGCGGTCAGTTTTGAGGTGATTTCCGGTGAAGCGCTGGAAAAACAAGGCTACCATGGCATTTGGCAAGTGGGCAAAGGGTCGCAAAATGCGCCGGCACTCTTGAAATTGGATTTTAATCCAACGCAAGATCCGAATGCGCCGGTGTTGGCTTGTTTGGTGGGGAAAGGGATTACCTTTGACAGCGGCGGCTATAGCTTAAAACCGAGTGAAGCAATGAGTTCCATGCGAACCGATATGGGGGGCGCGGCGTTATTAACCGGCGCGTTAGGTATGGCGATTGCTGGCGGTTTAAACCAACGAGTAAAATTGTATTTATGCTGCGCGGAAAATATGGTGAGCGGTGACGCGTTAAAATTAGGTGATATTATTCGCTATCGCAACGGGGTGACTGCTGAAGTATTAAATACGGATGCGGAAGGGCGTTTGGTTCTCGCGGATGGATTAATTGAAGCCAGCGAACAAAACCCACAACTGATCATTGATTGCGCAACCTTAACTGGCGCGGCAAAAATCGCGGTGGGCAATGATTACCATTCGGTGCTTTCCCTTGATGAACAATTGGTGGCGGAGTTATTTGCCGCGGCAAAAATCTGTGGCGAACCGTTTTGGCGTTTGCCCTTTGAGGAATTTCACCGTGGGCAAATCAGCTCGTCATTTGCGGATATTGCGAATATCGGATCGGTGCCAGTGGGCGCCGGCGCCAGTACCGCGACCGCGTTTTTATCATATTTTGTGAAAAATTATCAACAAAATTGGTTGCATATTGACTGTTCCGCGACTTATCGCAAATCAGCCAGCGACCTTTGGGCAACCGGTGCAACCGGAATTGGGCTACAAACGTTAGCGAATTTATTGTTAAACAAAGCAAATCTTTAA
- a CDS encoding porin, opacity type: MKKTVLAILMGALAFASTTVSANWYVQGDLGISKIKSSGADNGEISEKKFSPSVSVGYRFVDWRLALDYTHYGKSDYGFGADNGFGNGNLKVNSFGLSAIYDINLNTSIKPYVGARIALNDVKWNESLVENINGQTRRSSDSDNTSKFGFGGFVGATYEFYPNWSLNGAVEYNRLAKINDVNINQYGAKVGLRYEF, translated from the coding sequence ATGAAAAAAACAGTGCTAGCAATTCTTATGGGGGCGCTTGCGTTTGCTTCAACTACCGTCAGTGCGAATTGGTATGTGCAAGGTGATTTAGGGATTTCAAAAATTAAATCATCCGGTGCGGACAATGGAGAAATTAGCGAGAAGAAATTTTCTCCAAGTGTTTCTGTTGGTTACCGTTTCGTCGATTGGCGTTTAGCCTTAGATTATACCCATTATGGTAAATCAGACTATGGTTTTGGTGCAGATAACGGTTTTGGCAATGGCAATTTAAAAGTCAATAGTTTTGGTTTATCCGCAATTTACGATATTAATTTAAATACCTCGATTAAACCTTATGTCGGTGCGCGTATTGCTTTAAATGATGTGAAATGGAACGAATCTTTAGTGGAAAACATCAATGGTCAAACACGTCGTTCTTCAGACAGCGATAATACCAGCAAATTCGGTTTTGGTGGTTTTGTTGGCGCGACGTATGAGTTTTACCCAAATTGGTCTTTAAACGGTGCAGTGGAATATAACCGTTTAGCAAAAATCAATGATGTTAACATTAATCAATATGGCGCTAAAGTTGGGCTTCGTTACGAATTCTAA
- the metK gene encoding S-adenosylmethionine synthase, with amino-acid sequence MSSYLFTSESVSEGHPDKIADQISDAVLDEILKQDPKARVACETYVKTGMALVGGEITTSAWVDIENLTRQVICEIGYEHSDMGFDGHSCAVLNAIGKQSSDINQGVDRENPLDQGAGDQGIMFGYATNETEVLMPAAITYAHRLMERQAQVRKSGKLAWLRPDAKSQVTLKYENNQIVGVDAVVLSTQHSDEVSQKEVHEGVMEEIIKPVLPAQWLSKDTKYFINPTGRFVIGGPMGDCGLTGRKIIVDTYGGAARHGGGAFSGKDPSKVDRSAAYAARYVAKNIVAAGLADRCEIQLSYAIGVAEPTSIMVETFGTGKVANELLVKLVREFFDLRPYGLIKMLDLIQPIYRQTAAYGHFGREQFPWEKIDRAETLRSAAGL; translated from the coding sequence ATGTCATCTTATCTTTTTACGTCTGAATCCGTGTCTGAAGGGCATCCGGATAAAATTGCCGATCAAATTTCTGATGCGGTATTGGATGAAATTTTAAAACAAGATCCGAAAGCGCGTGTGGCGTGTGAAACCTATGTGAAAACCGGTATGGCGTTGGTGGGCGGAGAGATTACCACATCAGCTTGGGTGGATATTGAAAACTTAACTCGTCAAGTGATTTGTGAAATTGGTTATGAACATTCTGACATGGGGTTTGACGGGCATTCTTGCGCGGTATTAAATGCGATTGGGAAACAATCTTCCGATATTAATCAAGGGGTTGACCGTGAAAATCCGTTAGATCAAGGTGCGGGCGACCAAGGGATTATGTTTGGTTATGCTACCAATGAAACGGAAGTGTTAATGCCGGCAGCCATTACTTACGCACACCGTTTAATGGAACGTCAAGCGCAAGTGCGTAAAAGCGGAAAATTGGCGTGGTTACGTCCGGATGCAAAAAGCCAAGTGACGTTAAAATATGAAAATAATCAAATTGTTGGCGTGGACGCGGTGGTACTTTCTACGCAACACAGCGACGAAGTCAGTCAAAAAGAGGTGCATGAAGGCGTGATGGAAGAAATCATCAAGCCAGTATTGCCAGCCCAATGGTTATCCAAAGACACTAAATATTTTATTAACCCGACGGGACGTTTTGTGATCGGGGGACCAATGGGCGACTGTGGTTTGACTGGACGTAAAATTATCGTGGATACCTACGGTGGAGCGGCGCGTCATGGTGGCGGTGCCTTTTCCGGTAAAGATCCGTCAAAAGTGGATCGTTCAGCTGCTTATGCCGCTCGCTATGTGGCAAAAAATATCGTTGCCGCCGGTTTAGCGGATCGTTGTGAGATCCAGCTTTCTTACGCTATCGGCGTTGCGGAACCGACATCAATTATGGTGGAAACCTTTGGTACCGGCAAAGTGGCGAATGAGTTATTGGTCAAATTGGTGCGCGAATTCTTTGATTTACGCCCATACGGTTTAATTAAAATGTTAGATTTAATTCAACCGATTTACCGCCAAACCGCCGCTTACGGACACTTTGGGCGAGAACAATTCCCTTGGGAAAAAATTGATCGCGCGGAAACGTTGCGTTCGGCAGCAGGGTTATAA
- the htpG gene encoding chaperone protein HtpG: MAQNQETRGFQSEVKQLLQLMIHSLYSNKEIFLRELISNASDAADKLRFKALSQPELYEGDGDLKVRIRFDADKGTLTISDNGIGMTREQAIDHLGTIAKSGTKEFLTALGQDQAKDSQLIGQFGVGFYSAFIVADKVSVKTRAAGESAERGVLWESAGEGEYSVADIEKKDRGTEITLHLREDEKEFLNEWRLREIISKYSDHIGLPVEILAKEYGEDGKESGVKWEKINKAQALWTRAKGEISDEEYQEFYKHLSHDFADPLLWAHNKVEGNQEYTSLLYVPAKAPWDLFNREHKHGLKLYVQRVFIMDDAEQFMPNYLRFMRGLIDSNDLPLNVSREILQDNKVTAALRKALTKRSLQMLEKLAKEDKEKYAQFWREFGLVLKEGPAEDFANKESIAKLLRFASTHNDSSEQSVSLEDYVSRMKEGQKAIYYITADSYVAAKNSPHLELFNKKGIEVLLLSDRIDEWMLSYLTEFDGKALQTISKADLDLGDLADKEESEQKAQDEAFGSFIERVKTLLGERVKEVRLTHRLTDTPAVVSTDNDQMTTQMAKLFAAAGQAVPEVKYTFELNPEHVLVKKVADIADEEQFADWMELLLEQAMLAERGALENPMAFIKRVNRLLS, translated from the coding sequence ATGGCACAAAATCAAGAAACACGCGGTTTTCAATCCGAAGTGAAACAATTGCTTCAATTAATGATCCATTCGCTTTATTCCAACAAAGAGATTTTCTTACGCGAATTAATTTCTAACGCCTCTGATGCGGCAGATAAATTGCGTTTTAAAGCGTTGTCACAACCAGAATTATACGAGGGTGACGGGGATTTAAAAGTGCGCATTCGCTTTGACGCGGATAAAGGCACATTGACCATCAGTGATAACGGAATTGGGATGACGCGCGAACAGGCAATTGATCATTTGGGAACCATTGCTAAATCCGGAACAAAAGAATTTTTGACCGCACTTGGGCAAGATCAAGCGAAAGACAGCCAGCTGATCGGGCAATTTGGGGTGGGTTTTTATTCCGCGTTTATTGTGGCAGATAAAGTGAGCGTGAAAACGCGTGCGGCGGGCGAAAGCGCAGAGCGTGGCGTGCTTTGGGAATCGGCGGGTGAAGGTGAATATTCGGTTGCGGATATTGAGAAAAAAGATCGCGGTACAGAAATTACCTTGCATTTGCGCGAAGATGAAAAAGAATTTTTAAATGAATGGCGTTTGCGCGAAATCATCAGCAAATATTCCGATCATATCGGCTTGCCAGTTGAAATTTTAGCCAAAGAATATGGCGAAGACGGTAAAGAAAGCGGCGTTAAATGGGAAAAAATTAACAAAGCGCAAGCCCTTTGGACGCGCGCTAAAGGCGAGATTTCTGATGAGGAATATCAAGAGTTTTATAAACATTTAAGCCATGATTTTGCCGATCCGTTGTTGTGGGCGCATAATAAAGTTGAAGGAAATCAAGAATATACCAGCCTTTTATATGTGCCGGCAAAAGCCCCTTGGGATTTGTTTAATCGTGAGCATAAACATGGGTTAAAACTTTATGTCCAACGCGTGTTTATTATGGATGATGCAGAACAATTTATGCCGAATTATCTGCGATTTATGCGCGGGTTAATTGATAGCAACGATTTGCCATTAAATGTATCGCGCGAGATTTTGCAAGATAATAAAGTGACCGCGGCGTTGCGCAAGGCGTTGACCAAACGTTCTTTGCAAATGTTGGAAAAATTGGCGAAAGAGGACAAAGAAAAATATGCGCAATTTTGGCGTGAATTCGGTTTGGTGCTAAAAGAAGGTCCAGCGGAGGATTTTGCCAATAAAGAAAGTATCGCGAAATTATTGCGTTTTGCTTCGACACATAATGACAGCAGTGAGCAATCTGTTTCATTGGAAGATTATGTATCACGCATGAAAGAGGGGCAAAAAGCGATTTATTATATTACTGCCGACAGCTATGTGGCGGCGAAAAACTCACCACATTTGGAGCTTTTCAACAAAAAAGGCATTGAAGTGTTGTTGTTATCCGATCGCATTGATGAATGGATGTTAAGCTATTTGACCGAGTTTGACGGAAAAGCGTTGCAAACGATCAGCAAAGCGGATTTGGATTTGGGCGATTTAGCGGATAAAGAGGAAAGCGAGCAAAAAGCGCAAGATGAAGCCTTTGGCTCATTTATTGAACGGGTGAAAACCTTGTTGGGCGAGCGCGTAAAAGAAGTGCGCTTGACGCACCGTTTGACGGATACGCCAGCGGTAGTGTCCACGGACAATGACCAAATGACCACGCAAATGGCAAAATTATTTGCGGCGGCGGGACAGGCTGTACCGGAAGTGAAATATACCTTTGAATTGAACCCGGAACACGTGTTGGTGAAAAAAGTGGCGGATATTGCTGACGAGGAACAATTTGCCGATTGGATGGAATTGTTGTTGGAACAAGCGATGTTGGCAGAACGTGGTGCGTTGGAAAATCCAATGGCGTTTATTAAACGTGTAAATCGTTTGTTATCTTAA
- the hflC gene encoding protein HflC — translation MRKLLTPVIIVLIALIYSSIVIVYEGSRGIMLRFGKVQRDADNKVVVYNPGLHFKIPFIDNIKILDARIRTLDGEADRFVTVEKKDLLVDSYVKWRISDFGRFYTATGGGDYAQASNLLRRKVNDRLRSEIGSRTIKDIVSGTRGELMAGAKTALNTGQDSTSELGIEVIDVRVKQINLPDEVSSSIYQRMRAERDAVAREHRSQGKEKAAFIQADVDRKVTLILANAGKTAQELRGAGDATAAKLYSDAFSHEPEFYSFVRSMKAYESSFAGSDNLMILKPGSEFFRFMQAPK, via the coding sequence ATGCGTAAACTTTTAACTCCAGTCATTATTGTATTAATCGCCTTGATTTATTCCAGCATCGTGATTGTGTATGAGGGCAGTCGTGGGATTATGTTGCGTTTTGGCAAAGTGCAACGTGATGCTGACAACAAAGTAGTGGTGTATAACCCGGGTTTGCATTTTAAAATTCCGTTTATTGACAATATCAAAATCTTAGATGCGCGTATTCGTACCCTTGATGGTGAAGCCGATCGTTTTGTTACTGTTGAGAAAAAAGATTTGTTGGTGGATTCCTATGTGAAATGGCGAATCAGCGATTTCGGACGTTTTTATACTGCCACCGGTGGGGGGGATTATGCTCAAGCGTCTAACTTGTTGCGTCGTAAAGTTAACGACCGCTTACGTTCAGAAATCGGTTCTCGCACCATTAAAGATATTGTTTCCGGTACGCGCGGGGAATTAATGGCGGGCGCAAAAACCGCCCTTAATACAGGACAAGACAGCACTTCCGAATTGGGGATTGAAGTGATTGACGTGCGCGTAAAACAAATCAACTTACCGGATGAAGTCTCCTCGTCGATTTACCAACGGATGCGCGCAGAACGTGATGCAGTCGCGCGTGAACATCGTTCACAAGGGAAAGAAAAAGCTGCGTTTATTCAAGCGGATGTGGATCGTAAAGTAACGTTAATTTTAGCTAATGCGGGTAAAACTGCGCAAGAATTGCGCGGTGCCGGAGATGCGACTGCAGCGAAATTATATAGCGATGCGTTTAGCCATGAACCGGAGTTTTATAGTTTCGTCAGAAGCATGAAAGCCTATGAAAGTAGTTTTGCTGGCTCGGATAATTTGATGATCTTAAAACCGGGCAGCGAATTCTTCCGCTTTATGCAAGCGCCTAAATAA
- the sprT gene encoding SprT family metallopeptidase, with protein sequence MQVQRRLSVCLAMAEQHFNRSFSIPEVSYDIRGMKAGVAYLQTNTIKFNRTLLLENPAEFIRQVVPHELAHLLVYQVYGRVKPHGVEWQMLMTQVFQLPAQTCHQFDVQNVQGKTYAYRCNCQLHQLSVRRHNKIQRESAVYFCRKCHAKLTYCADLG encoded by the coding sequence ATGCAGGTGCAACGCCGTTTATCGGTGTGTTTAGCCATGGCAGAACAGCATTTCAATCGTTCCTTTTCAATACCTGAAGTCAGTTACGATATTCGTGGCATGAAAGCGGGAGTGGCGTATTTGCAAACAAATACCATTAAATTTAACCGCACTTTATTGCTTGAAAATCCCGCAGAATTTATTCGCCAAGTGGTTCCTCACGAATTAGCGCATTTGCTTGTGTATCAGGTTTATGGGCGGGTAAAACCCCATGGCGTGGAATGGCAGATGTTGATGACGCAGGTTTTTCAGTTGCCGGCGCAGACGTGCCATCAATTTGATGTGCAAAATGTACAGGGTAAGACATATGCGTATCGCTGCAATTGCCAACTGCATCAATTGAGCGTGCGGCGGCACAATAAAATTCAGCGTGAAAGTGCGGTCTATTTTTGTCGCAAATGTCACGCAAAATTAACCTATTGTGCTGATTTAGGGTGA
- the psf-1 gene encoding putative 4'-phosphopantetheinyl transferase, with protein MTTLFAYANIRQPYPFAQLPSALIPDYLQQAPRGNVRVLQRHQCRRLAHFLLYQLLQQANVDVQILKHLARSATGRPFFPINGLDFNISHSDDWVAVALHTVEHGQSAVGIDIEFPKKTRNFTALLQHFAAPSEQEWFTQQDGSEAAFYQIWCGREALLKSQGVGIVKLSEVCHDPIGLQLHSAYCPPGQLLFSAELPFYLALFMSSSFSSVEHCAPCLAWNGEKLVEKDLHAPLIYAVNKNKNILLLSL; from the coding sequence ATGACGACCTTATTCGCCTACGCCAATATTCGACAACCCTATCCTTTTGCGCAATTGCCCTCGGCGCTTATTCCTGATTATTTGCAACAGGCTCCTCGCGGTAATGTGCGGGTTTTGCAACGTCACCAATGCCGACGTTTGGCACATTTTTTATTATATCAATTGTTACAACAAGCCAATGTTGATGTGCAAATATTAAAGCATCTTGCCCGCAGTGCAACTGGGCGCCCATTTTTTCCCATCAACGGGCTTGATTTTAATATAAGTCATTCTGATGATTGGGTGGCGGTGGCGTTGCATACGGTTGAACATGGGCAAAGTGCGGTCGGAATTGATATTGAATTTCCGAAAAAAACACGTAATTTCACCGCACTTTTACAACATTTTGCCGCCCCTTCGGAGCAAGAATGGTTTACGCAGCAAGATGGCTCGGAGGCAGCATTTTATCAAATTTGGTGTGGACGCGAGGCGTTGTTGAAATCGCAAGGCGTGGGCATTGTGAAATTGTCCGAAGTTTGTCATGATCCCATAGGATTACAACTACATTCGGCATATTGTCCACCCGGTCAGTTGTTGTTTAGTGCAGAATTGCCTTTTTATTTGGCACTTTTTATGTCTTCCTCATTTTCTTCTGTTGAGCATTGTGCACCATGTTTGGCATGGAATGGCGAAAAATTGGTCGAAAAAGATCTTCATGCGCCACTGATTTATGCAGTGAATAAAAACAAAAATATTTTACTACTTTCCCTTTAA
- the rfaL gene encoding RfaL protein translates to MPFSWNPISRQHISLIINILASLFFITVLMFKKGYNYVPMILGGISVIYLSLYLVKFKQKWTLDKEDKGIIYAFLLYFATFVMSAVVHGDGFREIDNPSRILLFIPLILLFTQFPLKPQFIFHAIPIGATVTGLLAIYQKFILGIKAFANVTHHIQSGNISVTLSMLSVVVGIYWFVKKDYKFVALCLIGALFGLLSSAISGARGGWVGLPFVVLAILFFYRQHLNKKLLMISLVAFIVFVTVIASIPKFGVMTRYQEAERDIIQYTQKNNKSTSLGARFDMWENAIAGIKQNPILGWGSKGYIELKKQQVTQKTVAKSTLKFNDAHNQYIDAWVKRGLVGLIGLLLVIFVPLRAFLRQINALTLETKCIAILGATHILSTIFYFLSQTFLAHNSGSLFYFFLIVLFYAMLKTNAKTK, encoded by the coding sequence ATGCCCTTCAGTTGGAACCCTATTTCTCGCCAACATATCAGCTTAATCATCAATATATTGGCATCATTATTTTTCATCACTGTGTTGATGTTTAAAAAAGGATATAACTATGTTCCCATGATTTTAGGCGGCATCAGCGTGATTTACCTTTCACTTTATCTCGTTAAATTTAAACAAAAATGGACACTAGATAAAGAAGATAAAGGGATCATTTATGCCTTTTTACTGTATTTCGCCACCTTTGTGATGTCTGCTGTCGTACATGGCGACGGTTTTCGTGAAATTGACAATCCAAGCCGGATCTTATTATTTATCCCACTGATTTTATTATTCACTCAATTTCCGCTAAAACCACAATTTATCTTTCACGCCATCCCCATAGGCGCCACCGTCACCGGTTTACTGGCGATTTATCAGAAGTTTATATTGGGCATTAAAGCTTTTGCTAACGTCACCCATCATATCCAATCGGGAAATATTTCTGTCACTTTATCCATGTTAAGTGTTGTCGTGGGAATCTATTGGTTTGTCAAAAAAGATTATAAATTTGTGGCATTGTGCCTTATCGGCGCATTATTTGGGCTATTGTCGAGTGCAATTTCAGGCGCGCGAGGCGGTTGGGTTGGTTTACCATTCGTTGTTTTAGCCATTTTATTTTTTTATCGTCAGCACCTCAATAAAAAACTATTGATGATTAGCCTTGTGGCATTTATTGTTTTCGTTACAGTGATCGCCAGTATTCCTAAATTTGGCGTGATGACACGTTATCAAGAAGCAGAGCGTGATATTATTCAATATACTCAAAAAAATAACAAAAGTACCTCATTAGGTGCGCGTTTTGATATGTGGGAAAATGCCATTGCAGGTATTAAACAAAACCCGATATTAGGCTGGGGAAGCAAAGGTTATATTGAGCTTAAAAAACAACAAGTTACCCAAAAAACCGTGGCAAAATCGACCTTGAAATTTAATGATGCGCACAATCAATATATCGACGCTTGGGTAAAACGGGGATTGGTTGGCTTAATCGGCTTATTACTGGTTATTTTTGTACCATTGCGTGCATTTTTACGCCAAATCAATGCCTTAACTTTAGAAACGAAGTGTATTGCGATCCTTGGCGCCACCCATATTTTATCTACCATATTCTATTTTTTAAGCCAAACCTTTTTGGCACACAATTCAGGTTCGTTGTTTTATTTCTTCCTCATTGTATTGTTTTATGCCATGCTTAAAACGAACGCAAAAACCAAATAA
- the hflK gene encoding HflK protein has product MSLNSSDQDPWGRPGSGQSKPENNQPENEQKLSWSSSQDGSSSQGRKEQSPPDIEDVFNNLLRKLGGNKSGGQGNNGGSQGFNPTKLLPIVAIAGAIIWGVSGLYTVKEAERGVVTRFGQLHAIVQPGLNWKPTFVDRVIPVNVEQVKELRTQGSMLTQDENMVRVEMTVQYRVQDPAKYLFSVTNANDSLNQATDSALRYVIGHMTMDDILTTGRAIVRENTWKTLNEIITSYDMGLEVLDVNFQSARPPEEVKAAFDDAIKAQEDEQRYIREAEAYAREQEPRARGDAQRIVEEATAYKEQVVLNAQGEVERFQRLLPEFKAAPDLLRERLYIQTMEKVMANTPKVMLDGSNGNNLTVLPLEQILRTKAAPKATLTAPQTTSSGVQSAVNSRTLSEVPASTEKPQTIEGRQGRFN; this is encoded by the coding sequence ATGTCATTAAACAGTTCAGATCAAGATCCTTGGGGCAGACCGGGGAGTGGGCAATCAAAGCCTGAAAATAATCAACCTGAGAATGAGCAAAAGCTAAGTTGGTCAAGCTCGCAAGATGGTTCTTCTTCGCAAGGACGCAAAGAGCAGTCGCCACCAGATATTGAAGATGTATTCAATAATTTATTGCGTAAATTGGGAGGCAATAAATCCGGTGGTCAAGGTAATAATGGTGGCAGTCAAGGTTTTAATCCAACTAAGTTGTTGCCGATTGTGGCTATTGCCGGTGCGATTATTTGGGGCGTGAGCGGGCTTTATACGGTAAAAGAAGCGGAACGCGGTGTGGTGACCCGTTTTGGTCAGTTACACGCTATCGTGCAACCAGGTTTGAACTGGAAACCGACCTTTGTTGATCGTGTTATTCCGGTTAATGTAGAGCAAGTTAAAGAATTAAGAACGCAAGGCTCAATGTTGACTCAAGATGAAAATATGGTACGCGTGGAAATGACCGTGCAGTATCGTGTGCAAGATCCCGCTAAATATTTGTTTAGTGTTACTAATGCAAATGATAGTTTAAACCAAGCGACGGATAGTGCACTTCGCTATGTGATAGGTCACATGACAATGGATGATATTTTAACCACGGGACGTGCGATTGTGCGTGAAAATACGTGGAAAACCTTAAATGAAATTATCACCTCCTATGATATGGGCTTAGAAGTGTTGGATGTGAACTTCCAATCAGCGCGCCCGCCGGAAGAAGTGAAAGCGGCGTTTGATGATGCGATTAAAGCGCAAGAAGATGAACAACGCTATATTCGCGAAGCAGAAGCTTATGCGCGTGAGCAAGAACCGCGTGCGCGTGGGGATGCGCAACGTATTGTGGAAGAAGCGACTGCCTATAAAGAACAAGTGGTATTGAATGCGCAAGGGGAAGTGGAACGCTTCCAACGTTTGTTGCCTGAATTTAAAGCTGCACCGGATTTATTGCGCGAACGTTTGTATATTCAAACCATGGAAAAAGTGATGGCGAATACGCCGAAAGTGATGTTGGATGGAAGTAATGGGAATAATTTAACCGTATTGCCTTTGGAACAGATTTTGCGCACTAAGGCAGCGCCTAAAGCAACGTTAACAGCACCACAAACCACGTCGTCAGGGGTACAAAGTGCGGTTAATTCTCGCACGCTTTCAGAAGTGCCAGCATCGACGGAAAAACCACAAACTATTGAAGGTCGTCAAGGGAGATTTAACTAA